From Oncorhynchus mykiss isolate Arlee chromosome 6, USDA_OmykA_1.1, whole genome shotgun sequence, the proteins below share one genomic window:
- the LOC110526374 gene encoding BTB/POZ domain-containing protein 10 produces MSLHGASGGNDRSRDRRRSSDRSRDSSHERGEGQLTPCIRNVTSPTRQHNSDRERDGGSRPSSPRPQRISPSGSSSSGLVSSRNSSLSSTEGCFKSLGVGEMVFVYENSKEGLGTGLGTRSIRTSGSERVTLIVDNTRFVVDPSIFTAQPNTMLGRMFGSGREHNFTRPNEKGEYEVAEGISSTVFRAILDYYKSGIIRCPDGISIPELREACDYLCITFDYSTIKCRDLSALMHELSNDGARRQFEFYLEEMVVPLMVASAQSGERECHIVVLTDDDVVDWDEEYPPQMGEEYSQIIYSTKLYRFFKYIENRDVAKSVLKERGLKKIRLGIEGYPTYKEKVKKRPGGRPEVIYNYVQRPFIRMSWEKEEGKSRHVDFQCVKSKSITNLAAAAADIPQDQLVNMHPGPQVDELDILPNQSPSGPQYSYNNDAGDPDAPSPAV; encoded by the exons CAGCTCACCCCTTGCATCAGAAATGTCACCTCGCCTACCCGCCAGCACAACAGTG accGTGAGAGGGACGGTGGCTCCAGGCCCAGCAGCCCCCGTCCTCAGAGGATTTCCCCCAGCGGCTCCAGTAGCAGCGGGCTGGTCAGCAGCCGTAACAGCAGCCTGTCCAGCACTGAGGGCTGCTTTAAGAGCCTGGGGGTGGGAGAGATGGTGTTTGTCTATGAGAATAGCAAGGAGGGACTGGGCACGGGCCTGGGTACCCGCAGCATCCGGACCTCAGGCTCCGAGAGGGTCACTCTTATAGTAGATAACACACGGTTCGTGGTGGACCCTTCAATCTTCACAgcacagcccaacaccatgctgGGCAG AATGTTTGGATCTGGAAGGGAACACAATTTCACACGGCCCAATGAAAAAGGAGAGTATGAAGTCGCCGAAGGCATCAGCTCTACGGTGTTCCGAGCCATCCTG GATTACTACAAGTCTGGAATAATCCGTTGCCCCGATGGAATCTCCATCCCTGAGCTGAGGGAGGCATGTGACTATCTGTGCATCACCTTTGACTACAGCACCATCAAGTGCAGAGACCTCA GTGCCCTCATGCATGAGCTATCTAACGATGGTGCCCGGCGTCAGTTTGAGTTCTACCTGGAGGAAATGGTTGTGCCTCTGATGGTGGCCAGCGcccagagtggagagagagaatgtcacATCGTGGTGCTCACTGATGATGACGTAGTGGACTGGGACGAAGAGTACCCACCACAGATGGGAGAAGAGTACTCACAGA TAATATACAGCACAAAACTATACCGGTTCTTCAAGTATATAGAAAATCGAGATGTTGCCAAATCAGTTTTaaaggagagaggactgaagaAAATAAGATTAGGGATTGAAG GTTACCCCACGTATAAAGAGAAGGTGAAGAAGCGTCCTGGTGGCCGTCCTGAGGTCATCTACAACTACGTCCAGAGGCCCTTCATCCGCATGTcctgggagaaggaggagggcaaGAGCCGCCATGTTGACTTCCAGTGTGTCAAAAGCAAGTCCATCACTAACCTGGCTGCAGCTGCTGCAGATATCCCCCAGGACCAGCTGGTCAACATGCACCCTGGCCCTCAGGTGGACGAGCTGGACATCCTCCCTAACCAGTCCCCCAGTGGACCCCAGTACAGCTACAACAACGATGCTGGTGACCCAGATGCCCCCTCTCCTGCAGTCTGA